The Streptomyces nitrosporeus genome includes a window with the following:
- a CDS encoding cell wall protein: protein MAWLVGAGLHPRARTTTLAVAHDLARRMDYDLGLVLYDLKGTATRCRMTVATVKRHVRVLRELGALVWKRHGTKRNLHLPGRPYTATATIYAATVPALYDTAMGHRLDGTGYHARVRGVTDTGRDRAITTTARTRHRPVDNPLVDHRRSGRHEPHSLDAHHHVPPAELGETLNYTPRKRAASPDTPPRPDGKAGRKADRKTGDRKTGDGKSGGRKTGDGRTTRRRRPTRDRAPRRSPLQVAHDIAVARQVRPLVSWAQSEGLRRLAHALRPLIDRGLDAHAIAAELHGMVLTWRPRHPAAYITAVLARDHRATTTAAETAGHPRTPPPRAFSQALATLRTAQTAAVGATRPADDHPPADSTEDLTAEDITLLRSAASTDPALILTALENLGELRTRRLYTDRLVDRARLQLFGGPHITIR, encoded by the coding sequence GTGGCCTGGCTCGTCGGAGCCGGCCTGCACCCACGTGCCCGTACGACGACGCTGGCCGTCGCACACGATCTGGCCCGGCGGATGGACTACGACCTCGGCCTCGTCCTCTACGACCTCAAGGGCACCGCCACCCGCTGCCGGATGACCGTCGCCACCGTCAAACGTCATGTGCGGGTCCTGCGCGAACTGGGCGCGCTCGTATGGAAACGCCACGGCACCAAACGCAACCTCCACCTGCCCGGCCGCCCTTACACCGCCACCGCCACCATCTACGCCGCCACCGTCCCCGCCCTCTACGACACCGCCATGGGCCACCGCCTGGACGGCACCGGCTACCACGCGCGCGTACGCGGGGTCACGGATACCGGCCGGGACCGGGCGATCACCACCACCGCACGGACCCGCCACCGGCCTGTAGACAACCCGCTTGTGGACCATCGGCGTTCAGGGCGGCATGAGCCCCATTCCCTTGACGCCCACCACCACGTGCCCCCAGCTGAATTGGGCGAGACGTTGAACTACACCCCGCGCAAGCGCGCGGCGAGCCCGGACACACCACCTCGCCCGGACGGCAAGGCCGGTCGGAAGGCCGACAGGAAGACCGGCGACAGGAAGACCGGCGACGGGAAGTCCGGCGGCAGGAAGACCGGCGATGGGAGGACCACCCGACGAAGGAGACCCACCCGCGACCGCGCACCGCGGCGCAGCCCCCTCCAGGTCGCCCATGACATCGCCGTCGCCCGACAGGTGCGTCCCCTGGTCTCCTGGGCCCAGTCCGAGGGCCTGCGCCGTCTCGCCCACGCCCTGCGTCCGCTCATCGACCGCGGACTCGACGCCCACGCCATCGCGGCCGAACTCCACGGCATGGTCCTCACCTGGCGCCCCCGCCACCCCGCCGCCTACATCACCGCCGTCCTCGCCCGTGACCACCGCGCCACCACCACCGCCGCCGAGACCGCCGGGCACCCCCGCACGCCCCCGCCCAGGGCCTTCTCCCAAGCCCTCGCCACCCTGCGCACAGCACAGACAGCGGCAGTCGGCGCCACCCGCCCCGCAGACGACCACCCCCCGGCGGACAGCACGGAAGACCTGACCGCCGAAGACATCACCCTGCTCCGCTCGGCCGCCTCCACGGACCCCGCCCTGATCCTCACCGCCCTGGAGAACCTCGGCGAACTCCGCACCCGGCGCCTCTACACCGACCGCCTCGTCGACCGGGCACGCCTCCAGCTCTTCGGCGGACCCCACATCACCATCCGCTGA
- a CDS encoding vWA domain-containing protein produces the protein MQILPFYLLCDESGSMSGSPIDAINSALPELHHEISTNPTVADKTRFCLIGFSSSASVLQPLVDLSDIDEVPALAAGGLTSYGDAFRTLLRCIEADVAALKAEGHDVYRPVAFFLSDGIPTDEGWEQAHKELTESPFCPKIIAFGIGDAEAATIGQVATFRAFMQQDAHVSPAQALREFASSLTRSIVRSAGSMAADGGSGFTLAVDETVPGFSTVSLDKL, from the coding sequence GTGCAGATCCTTCCTTTCTATCTGCTCTGCGACGAGTCGGGTTCGATGTCCGGCTCCCCGATAGACGCGATCAACAGCGCACTGCCCGAACTGCACCACGAGATCAGCACCAACCCGACGGTCGCGGACAAGACCAGGTTCTGCCTGATCGGTTTCTCCAGCAGCGCCAGCGTCCTCCAGCCCCTGGTGGACCTCAGCGACATCGACGAGGTCCCCGCGCTGGCGGCCGGAGGACTCACCTCGTACGGAGACGCCTTCCGCACCCTGCTGCGGTGCATTGAGGCGGATGTGGCGGCACTCAAGGCGGAAGGGCACGACGTCTACCGGCCGGTCGCCTTCTTCCTCTCCGACGGCATCCCCACCGACGAGGGCTGGGAACAGGCGCACAAGGAGCTGACCGAGTCGCCCTTCTGCCCGAAGATCATCGCGTTCGGGATCGGTGACGCGGAGGCGGCCACGATCGGTCAGGTCGCCACCTTCCGCGCCTTCATGCAGCAGGATGCCCATGTGTCTCCGGCGCAGGCGCTCCGCGAGTTCGCCTCCAGCCTGACCCGTTCCATCGTGCGGTCGGCCGGCAGCATGGCCGCCGACGGCGGCTCCGGCTTCACCCTCGCCGTGGACGAGACGGTGCCGGGCTTCTCCACCGTCTCCCTCGACAAGCTCTGA
- a CDS encoding tellurium resistance protein → MPGGAEPSPQHPPLLTGRAPRARFGGRGTLQANLNWLPDAGADLNLCCLVAFRDGTARVVQALADDYGSLTEWPYISLDHDDRTGDSSDGETLRVDLARGALFERLLFFVYIYEGAADFRRLGASVTVTAPGDPGCRILLDDSPQSAVACAIALVTPDTEGVTVCREVRWFTGRPDVIIHEQVDRAYGFGMDWFPASKPPLPPRDARRRRHP, encoded by the coding sequence GTGCCCGGCGGGGCGGAGCCCTCCCCGCAGCACCCGCCCCTGCTCACCGGCCGGGCACCGCGCGCCCGCTTCGGCGGACGCGGCACGCTCCAGGCCAATCTGAACTGGCTGCCCGACGCGGGCGCGGACCTCAACCTGTGCTGTCTGGTGGCGTTCAGGGACGGGACGGCACGCGTGGTGCAGGCCCTGGCCGACGACTACGGCTCGCTGACCGAATGGCCGTACATCTCCCTCGACCACGACGACCGGACCGGGGACTCCTCCGACGGCGAGACGCTGCGGGTGGACCTGGCCCGGGGCGCCCTCTTCGAACGGCTGCTCTTCTTCGTGTACATCTACGAGGGCGCCGCCGACTTCCGCCGCCTGGGCGCGTCGGTGACGGTGACCGCCCCCGGCGACCCCGGCTGCCGGATCCTGCTGGACGACTCCCCGCAGTCCGCGGTGGCCTGTGCGATCGCCCTGGTCACCCCGGACACCGAGGGGGTCACGGTGTGCCGCGAGGTCCGCTGGTTCACCGGCCGGCCGGACGTCATCATCCACGAACAGGTCGACCGCGCCTACGGCTTCGGCATGGACTGGTTCCCCGCCTCGAAACCACCGCTGCCACCCCGGGACGCACGCCGGCGCCGGCACCCCTGA
- a CDS encoding methyl-accepting chemotaxis protein encodes MPVANPVDRHEVSKQIRQLSAEARLSSRRDELESLGKALAAKDTASLDSWAELDLLHSFARPESITSEVPPGDRHKAWSWLEAALGALVFVPLLMTWYGLTQASSAYQALIGANPKAAARPFLQLWQSGFEGHLSGAFTFGHVATGATTAIALLFALVLLHGIRRSLVTRREEEAAHDAEKLMRRLVPVLTRAQLVLNAHRMASPQRFAAELTLAADTLTRLSGRAADVQKDLSSAAEVVAQAVERAEGRLAGVDHAVRPLEDAAGRIEEAVRGNGKEVGAAVADSGAMVSRSLEAARITSGEIRDVLDRAGDRVEDSVLMLSASQRSFTTGVEVAADVSSQVLARLGEITEESARSIAESQDAVRRLAEHTEGLRRAAERLGRTAGVPPAVPAPAAPASSAWPSSPSASSAPATSSTGPLYPTVPLPGDRPDPAPPLRPPEDVTVTLAKGPSDAPQPWDARPEDGVPRDAPPQDTPPRDGAR; translated from the coding sequence ATGCCCGTAGCGAATCCGGTGGACCGTCACGAGGTCTCCAAACAGATCAGACAATTATCGGCCGAGGCCAGGCTGTCGTCCCGCCGGGACGAACTCGAATCCCTGGGCAAGGCGTTGGCGGCGAAGGACACGGCCTCCCTCGACTCCTGGGCGGAACTCGACCTGCTCCACTCCTTCGCACGCCCGGAGAGCATCACCTCCGAAGTCCCCCCGGGCGACCGGCACAAGGCGTGGTCCTGGCTGGAAGCGGCCCTGGGCGCCCTGGTCTTCGTCCCCCTGCTGATGACCTGGTACGGCCTGACCCAGGCGTCCAGCGCCTACCAGGCACTGATCGGCGCGAACCCGAAGGCCGCGGCCCGGCCCTTCCTCCAGCTGTGGCAGAGCGGTTTCGAGGGGCACCTGTCCGGGGCCTTCACCTTCGGGCACGTGGCGACCGGCGCGACCACCGCCATCGCCCTGCTCTTCGCGCTCGTCCTGCTCCACGGCATCCGGCGCTCCTTGGTCACCCGCCGGGAGGAGGAGGCCGCGCATGACGCCGAGAAGCTGATGCGGCGCCTCGTCCCGGTGCTCACCCGGGCCCAACTCGTGCTGAACGCCCACAGGATGGCGTCACCGCAGCGGTTCGCGGCCGAGCTGACCCTGGCGGCGGACACACTGACCCGGCTCAGCGGCCGTGCGGCCGATGTCCAGAAGGACCTCTCGTCGGCCGCCGAGGTCGTGGCCCAGGCGGTCGAACGCGCGGAAGGCCGCCTGGCCGGCGTCGACCACGCGGTACGCCCCCTGGAGGACGCCGCGGGCCGCATCGAGGAGGCCGTGCGGGGCAACGGCAAGGAGGTCGGCGCCGCGGTGGCCGACAGCGGTGCCATGGTGAGCCGGTCCCTGGAGGCGGCCCGGATCACGAGCGGAGAGATCCGGGACGTACTCGACCGGGCGGGCGACCGGGTCGAGGACTCCGTCCTCATGCTCTCCGCCTCCCAGCGGTCCTTCACGACCGGGGTCGAGGTCGCGGCGGACGTCTCGTCGCAGGTGCTGGCGCGGCTCGGGGAGATCACCGAGGAATCCGCCCGGAGCATCGCCGAGTCCCAGGACGCGGTACGGCGGCTGGCCGAGCACACCGAGGGGCTGCGCCGTGCCGCCGAGCGGCTCGGCCGGACCGCGGGCGTGCCGCCGGCGGTGCCGGCGCCTGCGGCGCCCGCGTCCTCCGCATGGCCTTCGTCACCGTCCGCGTCCTCCGCGCCGGCCACGTCCTCGACGGGCCCTCTGTACCCGACCGTTCCCCTGCCCGGCGACCGTCCCGATCCCGCGCCGCCGCTCCGGCCCCCCGAGGACGTCACGGTGACCCTGGCCAAGGGGCCGTCGGACGCCCCGCAGCCGTGGGACGCACGGCCCGAGGACGGCGTACCGCGGGACGCGCCGCCCCAGGACACACCGCCCCGGGACGGCGCGCGGTGA
- a CDS encoding PP2C family serine/threonine-protein phosphatase encodes MRNQNRDQGQNRDQGQNRDRDQGQDRHHDSDPLEETWRTAEQVVSPPGDRPPAGRDEPDPLYARPEQPYGPAVRPDTRPEQPCMQAEERLSAQPGPRYAQSAASTEQSYAPPEQPYAPPEQPYAPPEQSYAPPEQSYAPPEQSYAPPEQSYAPPEQSYAPVDRPAAGPQPWDHRAGPAAPARTPAPVPAQVPPLAQDPPPAQDPPPEAAPVDRPGERLARPPELGAPWHSGNKPPMYPPVPRKLPAAGTDPAAAVLPDIVVDGAEYGALSVRAASVRGDSHRYLGEPRQDALCVTRIGDRDRGELLLLAVADGVGSAARSHIGSNEVCRLAAAYLDRAAEGLCAALAAGDGETFADTADAVVGRIATLLTDLAVRGSHDPGDYATTLRVLLVPLDPAVRIRGFLAVGDGGTALLREGRWYLDITEEGSGPGTGVIDTRTDALPSARTASTTLLGPAAPGDVLVVSTDGLSTPLAGEQEMRDFLATAWGSGQVPGPADFLWQAQFRVKSYDDDRSAVVLWEAPDERA; translated from the coding sequence ATGCGGAACCAGAACCGGGACCAGGGGCAGAACCGGGACCAGGGCCAGAACAGGGACCGGGACCAGGGCCAGGACCGGCACCACGACAGCGATCCGCTGGAAGAGACCTGGCGCACGGCGGAACAGGTCGTGTCTCCCCCGGGGGACCGGCCGCCCGCCGGGCGGGACGAGCCCGACCCCCTGTACGCCCGGCCGGAACAGCCGTACGGGCCCGCTGTCCGGCCCGACACGCGGCCGGAACAGCCCTGCATGCAGGCCGAGGAAAGGCTCTCCGCGCAGCCGGGACCCCGGTACGCGCAGTCGGCCGCCTCCACGGAGCAGTCGTACGCCCCGCCGGAACAGCCCTACGCGCCGCCGGAACAGCCCTACGCGCCGCCGGAGCAGTCCTACGCGCCGCCGGAGCAGTCCTACGCGCCGCCGGAGCAGTCCTACGCCCCGCCGGAGCAGTCCTACGCCCCGCCGGAGCAGTCCTACGCGCCGGTGGACCGGCCGGCGGCCGGGCCGCAGCCGTGGGACCACCGCGCCGGCCCCGCCGCCCCGGCCCGGACACCGGCCCCGGTCCCGGCGCAGGTGCCGCCCCTGGCCCAGGACCCGCCCCCGGCCCAGGACCCGCCCCCGGAAGCCGCGCCGGTGGACCGGCCGGGCGAACGCCTCGCCCGGCCACCGGAGTTGGGGGCCCCCTGGCACAGCGGGAACAAGCCCCCGATGTACCCGCCGGTGCCCCGGAAACTGCCCGCGGCGGGTACCGACCCGGCAGCCGCCGTGCTGCCCGACATCGTCGTGGACGGCGCGGAGTACGGGGCGCTCAGCGTGCGGGCCGCGTCGGTCCGGGGCGACTCCCACCGCTATCTGGGGGAGCCCCGGCAGGACGCCCTGTGCGTCACCCGCATCGGCGACCGCGACCGGGGGGAGCTGCTCCTCCTCGCCGTCGCCGACGGGGTGGGCTCCGCCGCCCGTTCGCACATCGGGTCCAACGAGGTGTGCCGGCTCGCGGCCGCCTATCTGGACCGTGCCGCGGAAGGGCTGTGCGCGGCCCTGGCGGCGGGCGACGGGGAGACTTTCGCGGACACGGCGGACGCGGTGGTGGGCCGGATCGCCACACTGCTCACGGACCTCGCGGTACGCGGCTCCCACGACCCCGGCGACTACGCGACCACCCTGCGCGTGCTGCTGGTTCCGCTCGACCCGGCCGTCCGCATCCGCGGCTTCCTCGCCGTCGGCGACGGCGGTACGGCCCTGCTGCGTGAGGGCCGGTGGTACCTGGACATCACGGAGGAGGGGAGCGGACCGGGTACCGGTGTGATCGACACCCGTACGGACGCCCTGCCCTCCGCCCGCACGGCCTCGACGACCCTGCTCGGCCCGGCCGCCCCGGGTGACGTGCTCGTGGTCAGCACGGACGGCCTGTCCACCCCCCTCGCCGGGGAGCAGGAGATGCGTGACTTCCTCGCCACGGCCTGGGGCAGCGGCCAGGTACCCGGCCCCGCGGACTTCCTCTGGCAGGCGCAGTTCCGGGTGAAGTCCTACGACGACGACCGGAGCGCCGTCGTGCTGTGGGAGGCCCCGGATGAGCGAGCATGA